From the Desulfosarcina sp. BuS5 genome, one window contains:
- a CDS encoding nucleotidyltransferase domain-containing protein, whose amino-acid sequence MLDGKIKSEILQCLKNENLHKIILFGSYAYGTPCADSDIDLIVVSNARGMSKNYKDYLKRVLQRLLLSVIKTGGYAIMGKWGFYRLTN is encoded by the coding sequence ATGCTTGATGGGAAAATAAAAAGTGAAATATTGCAGTGCCTTAAAAATGAAAATTTACATAAAATTATTCTTTTCGGTTCATATGCATATGGAACTCCTTGTGCTGACAGCGATATTGATTTGATTGTTGTATCCAACGCCAGGGGTATGAGCAAAAATTATAAAGATTATTTAAAAAGGGTGTTGCAAAGATTGCTATTATCGGTAATTAAAACAGGTGGTTACGCCATAATGGGAAAATGGGGTTTTTATAGGTTAACTAATTGA
- a CDS encoding VanZ family protein has product MRKNKIQINFPYLLLSFTITVAIIWMSSIQGQSFFGNPSLLKRIICNLAHIPVFVLLTFFWLKALEPGKKERHSKKYIALILACLLLFAVSDEFHQYFVPGRSATIMDLGLDLLGILFGLSVYLVCSKSKYGEIGLGKCQHNSKSTGHTQDGD; this is encoded by the coding sequence ATGAGAAAAAATAAAATACAAATAAATTTTCCGTACCTTTTGCTTTCTTTCACAATAACGGTGGCAATAATATGGATGTCATCCATCCAGGGCCAGTCATTTTTTGGGAATCCATCACTACTTAAAAGAATTATTTGTAATCTCGCGCATATTCCGGTTTTTGTATTGTTGACTTTTTTTTGGTTAAAAGCATTGGAGCCTGGGAAAAAAGAGAGGCATAGCAAAAAATATATTGCATTAATTTTAGCATGTTTGCTGTTATTCGCTGTGTCGGATGAATTTCATCAGTATTTTGTCCCAGGCCGTTCAGCCACTATAATGGATTTGGGGTTAGATTTGCTTGGAATATTATTTGGGTTGAGTGTGTATTTAGTATGCTCAAAATCAAAGTATGGGGAAATTGGACTTGGAAAGTGTCAGCACAATTCCAAATCAACAGGCCACACACAAGATGGAGACTAA
- a CDS encoding HEPN domain-containing protein translates to MISKKLLKIKKKYPLDLIVYTKDEWAFLKDSKTSFIQIIEEKGINFYMKDGARSWMAFTDRDLEAAKIHSVVRLYGIINEKIELKFTIDEDHLNLIDDIYIDTRYPSGLGLLPSGFPSKEEAIEVLNIAKNIYDNQ, encoded by the coding sequence ATGATCTCTAAAAAACTTTTAAAGATAAAAAAAAAATATCCTCTTGATTTGATTGTTTACACTAAAGATGAATGGGCTTTTCTCAAAGATTCAAAAACTTCATTTATACAAATTATAGAAGAAAAAGGTATTAATTTTTATATGAAAGATGGTGCCAGATCCTGGATGGCTTTTACCGATAGAGACCTTGAAGCAGCAAAAATACATAGCGTTGTTCGTTTGTATGGAATAATTAATGAAAAAATTGAATTAAAATTTACAATTGACGAGGATCATCTTAATCTCATAGACGATATATATATCGACACAAGATACCCAAGTGGTCTTGGCTTACTGCCATCCGGTTTTCCTTCAAAAGAAGAAGCAATTGAAGTTTTAAATATTGCAAAAAACATTTATGATAATCAGTAG
- a CDS encoding peptidoglycan bridge formation glycyltransferase FemA/FemB family protein, with the protein MRVRVNIIQSIHAHAWDAYVNKHPKATLYHLSGWKNVIEKTYGHKTYYLMAVNSSNTCEQNEHSSLDKPIQNLTNGVVGILPIVHMKNFFFGNSLVSIPFFDMGGILADNEEIEKVLLTEAVKLGQKLKVKSIELRQAQPLTWLSDSSNLSIDDQKNTSLGNKLSSLSHTIQSHKVRMLLELPDSSEALMKSFKSKFRTKIKKPKKMGLNFRLGGVELLDNFYEVFLVNMRDLGSPVHSKKIIQNIFKEFSEKAIIGVVYKNNIPLACGMGIGFKNTLENPWSSALRQHRAFRPNTLLYWSLLAYACDNGFKFFDFGRSTPDEGTYKFKKQWGAKPEPLYWHYISMDDKPVEQEISDKSKFDTAIRLWQKMPVGITKIIGPVIRKHIAL; encoded by the coding sequence GTGAGAGTTAGAGTCAATATAATTCAGTCAATTCATGCCCACGCATGGGATGCCTATGTGAACAAACACCCCAAGGCAACCCTTTACCATCTGTCCGGCTGGAAAAATGTTATCGAAAAAACCTATGGCCACAAGACTTACTACCTGATGGCTGTAAACAGCTCAAATACCTGTGAGCAGAATGAGCATAGTTCGTTGGACAAACCAATTCAAAATTTAACAAATGGTGTTGTCGGAATACTTCCGATTGTTCATATGAAGAATTTTTTTTTTGGTAACAGCCTTGTATCAATTCCTTTTTTTGATATGGGAGGCATTTTGGCTGACAATGAGGAAATCGAAAAAGTTCTTCTGACCGAAGCCGTTAAACTTGGGCAAAAACTCAAAGTCAAAAGCATAGAACTTCGCCAGGCACAACCACTTACATGGCTATCTGACAGCTCAAACTTATCAATTGATGATCAAAAAAATACTTCCTTGGGCAATAAGCTGTCATCTTTGAGCCATACCATACAATCACATAAGGTTCGCATGCTGCTTGAATTGCCGGATTCTTCTGAAGCATTGATGAAATCATTTAAATCCAAATTCAGAACCAAGATAAAAAAACCAAAAAAAATGGGATTAAATTTTCGACTTGGTGGGGTTGAGTTATTAGACAATTTTTATGAGGTATTTTTAGTGAATATGAGGGATTTAGGTTCCCCAGTCCATTCAAAAAAAATAATACAAAATATTTTTAAAGAATTTTCAGAAAAAGCAATAATTGGTGTGGTTTATAAAAATAATATCCCCTTGGCATGTGGTATGGGTATAGGCTTTAAAAACACACTGGAAAACCCATGGTCATCGGCTCTAAGGCAGCACCGTGCATTTAGGCCAAATACACTTCTTTATTGGTCACTCCTGGCATATGCCTGCGATAATGGTTTTAAATTTTTTGATTTCGGTCGTTCAACACCTGATGAGGGGACATATAAATTTAAAAAGCAGTGGGGAGCAAAACCGGAACCGCTCTACTGGCATTATATATCCATGGATGACAAACCAGTAGAACAAGAGATTTCTGACAAATCAAAATTTGATACAGCTATTAGACTATGGCAAAAAATGCCGGTTGGAATTACAAAAATAATCGGGCCGGTGATCAGAAAACATATTGCTTTGTGA
- a CDS encoding GxxExxY protein translates to MKTNDITYKINGAIFEVNRELGSGFLEKIYENALMIELKKVGLKAEKQMPIKVNYKGTEIGEYYADIVVENQIIIELKAVDSLQKIHEAQILNYLKATGYKIGLLVNFKHPKAEIKRFIM, encoded by the coding sequence ATGAAAACAAATGATATAACATACAAAATCAACGGAGCCATATTTGAGGTAAATCGTGAACTCGGCTCAGGCTTTCTTGAAAAAATATACGAAAATGCCTTAATGATCGAACTGAAAAAAGTAGGTTTAAAGGCAGAAAAGCAAATGCCGATTAAAGTGAATTACAAAGGCACTGAAATTGGTGAATATTATGCTGATATTGTAGTAGAGAACCAAATTATTATAGAGCTCAAAGCTGTTGATTCATTGCAAAAAATACATGAAGCTCAGATACTGAACTACCTGAAAGCCACCGGATATAAAATCGGTCTCCTTGTAAATTTTAAACATCCAAAAGCAGAAATAAAGCGTTTTATTATGTAG
- a CDS encoding exosortase/archaeosortase family protein, with protein MGIKKIKTWLPIAILIICFAALYQHVIIKMVQDWLGDDNYGHGFMIPFITVYFIWQRKDDFSKLQVNPANTGIVILFSGLLILFVGTIGAELFMMRFSMLIVIYGLIIFLKGVEFGKITLAPVAYLIFMIPLPAIIWNKIAFPLKLFATKMAVNTIKLAQIPAYREGNIIHLSNTTLQVVDACSGMRSLVSLLALSAAFVLAAGYSKIKKLALFLSAVPIAILLNIARLSFTALLTQYFNPQIAQGFLHELSGIFVFIFAIPCLYFLHKLICKF; from the coding sequence TTGGGTATTAAAAAAATAAAAACCTGGCTGCCGATCGCCATCCTGATCATTTGTTTTGCAGCGCTTTATCAGCATGTTATTATTAAAATGGTTCAGGACTGGCTTGGCGACGATAACTATGGCCATGGTTTCATGATTCCATTTATTACAGTCTATTTTATTTGGCAGCGGAAAGATGACTTTTCAAAGCTCCAGGTTAACCCTGCCAACACTGGTATCGTTATTCTGTTTTCAGGCCTCTTAATCCTTTTTGTCGGCACTATCGGCGCAGAACTTTTCATGATGCGTTTTTCAATGCTTATCGTGATCTATGGACTCATCATTTTCCTGAAAGGAGTCGAGTTTGGAAAAATTACTCTGGCACCTGTAGCCTATCTGATTTTCATGATTCCGCTCCCAGCTATTATTTGGAACAAAATCGCCTTCCCCTTAAAGCTGTTTGCAACAAAAATGGCCGTTAACACTATAAAGTTGGCGCAAATACCTGCTTACAGGGAAGGAAATATTATTCACCTTAGCAATACTACACTTCAGGTAGTAGATGCCTGCTCCGGCATGCGTTCCCTTGTTTCACTGCTGGCATTGAGCGCCGCCTTTGTCCTGGCTGCCGGTTATTCAAAAATAAAAAAATTGGCATTGTTCCTCTCTGCCGTACCTATTGCCATATTGTTAAACATTGCCCGTTTGTCCTTTACCGCTTTGTTAACGCAGTATTTCAACCCCCAGATCGCGCAAGGTTTTTTGCATGAATTGTCCGGGATATTTGTTTTTATTTTTGCAATACCCTGTCTTTATTTTTTGCACAAGCTTATATGCAAATTTTGA
- a CDS encoding asparagine synthetase B family protein, whose protein sequence is MGLIAGIYSIENKAIDSGRHLDKMIQCQQHRCQGGEPVKYINKQIAIAMVNPLDSIFSEYDIPTNSHNPISGLYNGIYAFTDGIVLDVPKHKIYFESNGLPMQDNTCSSIVAAAYQKWGLDFMLHLEGEFSCAIWDEKKKRLVLARDPFGHKPIHYYSNNKKVYFSSEIKGILDAGVNPGIDLTSLSDFLSLNCIPYPATIFKNIFQVPPGSLVIINSLDIKIKKYWEPVISVDKTISFENAAQMITESLKEAVKRRMMAKDAFCFLSGGMDSSAIVSFMTEVSSSTVHAVSVGFEEEEENELEDAAVMAKHVGAKLHQVIAKPDSFFDMLDLMVFHHDTPFTDTSAYPTFYAGKLGSSLTDVILTGDGPDQTMGGSGHYVFAVKNNIFANRKKTFQFLSGIGAGIASALSIDPTPALFSKIHRKLYRQSLGPVHAAYDIRSYFPDIVKKYLCTKNLYDVHSAHNPYRHPEAWFKQAQGLDDINKYLYADMQFYVPDDLMIKVDRMCMAHGLETLSPFQDIKLAEIVNKLPGHYKILQTKNNQIITKYILQKVCENRFPEQILTKKKQGFGVPLEKWLKQNNGEKIKEILLDPGSLQRGYFKGKSIEKFVNVFLENKGDYFFPGPNAIAGLLTLELWHRRYLDFI, encoded by the coding sequence ATGGGACTAATAGCAGGAATATATTCAATAGAAAATAAAGCCATTGATAGCGGCAGGCATCTGGATAAAATGATACAATGTCAACAACATCGCTGCCAGGGTGGAGAACCTGTTAAATATATAAACAAGCAAATTGCCATTGCTATGGTAAATCCATTAGACTCCATATTTTCCGAATACGATATACCAACAAACAGCCATAATCCTATTTCCGGCCTGTATAATGGCATATATGCTTTTACAGATGGAATAGTGTTAGACGTACCAAAGCACAAAATATATTTTGAAAGCAACGGGCTTCCAATGCAGGATAATACATGTTCTTCCATAGTTGCAGCAGCATACCAGAAATGGGGTCTTGATTTTATGTTGCATCTTGAAGGAGAATTTTCCTGCGCTATCTGGGATGAAAAGAAAAAAAGGCTTGTTCTTGCCCGTGACCCTTTTGGGCATAAACCAATACATTATTATTCCAATAATAAAAAAGTTTATTTTTCTTCAGAAATTAAAGGCATCCTGGATGCCGGCGTAAATCCTGGCATCGACCTGACTTCATTAAGCGATTTTTTAAGTTTAAATTGTATCCCTTATCCGGCAACAATTTTTAAAAACATTTTCCAGGTCCCGCCAGGCAGCCTGGTAATTATAAACAGTCTTGATATTAAAATAAAAAAATACTGGGAACCGGTTATATCCGTTGACAAGACGATATCCTTTGAAAATGCTGCTCAAATGATTACCGAATCTTTAAAAGAAGCGGTAAAAAGACGGATGATGGCAAAAGATGCCTTTTGCTTTTTAAGCGGTGGTATGGATTCCAGTGCCATAGTCTCTTTTATGACAGAAGTATCTTCCTCTACAGTTCATGCTGTAAGCGTGGGGTTTGAGGAAGAGGAAGAAAATGAACTTGAAGATGCTGCTGTAATGGCAAAACATGTCGGCGCAAAACTGCACCAGGTAATTGCAAAGCCGGATTCTTTTTTTGATATGCTCGACCTGATGGTTTTTCATCATGACACCCCTTTCACTGACACTTCCGCATATCCCACTTTTTATGCCGGTAAACTCGGAAGCAGTCTAACTGATGTTATCCTGACCGGTGACGGCCCTGATCAAACCATGGGAGGAAGCGGTCATTATGTCTTTGCCGTAAAAAATAATATATTTGCAAACAGAAAAAAAACTTTTCAGTTTCTTTCAGGAATTGGAGCAGGCATAGCATCTGCTTTATCAATCGACCCGACCCCGGCGCTTTTTTCCAAAATTCACAGAAAATTATATCGGCAAAGCCTTGGACCGGTTCATGCAGCATATGATATCCGTTCATATTTTCCTGATATAGTAAAAAAATATCTTTGTACAAAAAATCTGTACGATGTCCATTCTGCCCACAATCCCTACCGGCATCCTGAAGCATGGTTTAAACAGGCGCAAGGTCTGGACGATATTAACAAATATTTATATGCGGATATGCAATTTTATGTACCTGACGATCTTATGATAAAAGTAGATCGTATGTGTATGGCACATGGTTTGGAGACTCTTTCTCCATTCCAGGATATTAAACTTGCTGAAATAGTCAACAAATTACCCGGTCACTACAAAATACTGCAAACAAAAAACAATCAGATAATAACAAAATATATTCTTCAAAAAGTTTGTGAAAATCGGTTTCCAGAACAAATTCTGACAAAAAAAAAACAGGGTTTTGGTGTTCCTCTTGAAAAATGGTTAAAACAGAATAATGGAGAAAAAATAAAAGAAATATTGCTTGATCCAGGCTCACTTCAAAGAGGTTATTTTAAGGGAAAATCTATTGAGAAGTTTGTAAATGTTTTTCTTGAAAACAAAGGCGATTATTTTTTCCCGGGACCAAATGCGATTGCCGGTCTTTTAACCCTTGAGTTGTGGCACAGGAGATATTTGGATTTTATATGA
- a CDS encoding IS4 family transposase, which translates to MDIFNIPKKNFNPQSHARFLKPLQKIFPDTPQLKSRGHRPLKMTFEDQLHALIFFHLQEHESARDLIQHLKEDDFAKECVAPDGGISRSSFSEIINSRGLEQLEYVFQALCSQAQNALPSNYSDLGELVSIDGSLIDAVLSMYWADYRKGAKKAKGHFGFDVNRKIPIKIHLTNGNGAERPFVRSILTKGQTGIMDRGYQSHKDFDLLQDEKKHFVCRIKAKTTRTIIKEQPVDPDSYIFYDAVVLLGTPGVNQTRKPVRLVGYKIAGVKYFVATDRYDLTAEQVATVYKLRWDIETFFKWWKKHLKVYHLIAHSRYGLMVQILAGLITYLLMAIYCHEQFNEPVSIKRIRQLRNTIQNELRTDEKNVWSNNLIIKEQMLYAKT; encoded by the coding sequence ATGGACATATTCAATATCCCAAAAAAGAATTTTAATCCCCAATCTCATGCTCGATTTCTCAAACCTTTGCAAAAGATTTTTCCTGACACGCCACAGCTTAAATCCCGAGGTCACAGGCCATTGAAAATGACTTTTGAAGATCAGCTTCACGCACTGATATTTTTCCATCTACAAGAACATGAATCAGCTCGTGATCTTATTCAACACCTTAAAGAAGACGATTTTGCCAAAGAATGTGTCGCTCCAGATGGAGGGATCAGTCGTAGCAGTTTTTCCGAAATTATCAATTCTCGAGGGCTTGAACAGCTTGAATATGTTTTTCAAGCTCTTTGCAGCCAGGCACAAAATGCTTTACCATCAAATTATTCAGATCTCGGTGAACTCGTTTCCATTGATGGATCTTTAATTGATGCAGTTCTGTCCATGTACTGGGCTGATTACAGAAAAGGCGCTAAAAAAGCAAAAGGCCATTTCGGCTTTGATGTCAATCGCAAGATTCCTATAAAAATTCATCTGACAAATGGAAATGGCGCTGAACGCCCCTTTGTCAGGTCTATCCTTACAAAAGGCCAAACAGGAATCATGGATCGGGGGTATCAATCACATAAGGATTTTGATCTTCTTCAGGATGAAAAAAAACATTTTGTTTGCCGCATCAAAGCGAAAACAACAAGAACTATTATCAAAGAGCAGCCTGTTGATCCCGACAGCTATATTTTTTATGATGCTGTGGTTCTTCTTGGCACTCCTGGGGTAAACCAGACCAGAAAGCCGGTTCGACTGGTTGGTTATAAAATTGCCGGTGTCAAATATTTTGTGGCAACTGATCGTTATGATCTTACAGCCGAGCAGGTTGCAACCGTTTATAAGCTTAGATGGGATATCGAAACTTTTTTCAAATGGTGGAAGAAACATTTAAAAGTGTACCACTTGATTGCTCACAGTAGATATGGCCTGATGGTTCAAATCCTTGCGGGGTTAATAACCTACCTGCTTATGGCCATATACTGCCATGAACAGTTTAATGAACCTGTATCAATAAAGAGGATTCGTCAGCTTAGAAATACCATCCAGAACGAATTACGTACTGACGAAAAAAACGTATGGTCTAATAATCTGATTATCAAAGAGCAAATGCTATATGCAAAAACTTAA
- a CDS encoding transposase, with the protein MLLTESAPFIKQYIEDLNNSLEQYKPGAGLTFTQKAWLSFCLTGILMVNAVCWAKFERASLGNYKLAALSWMFRKGKISWDNLLVGSVRRILKKYGITNGVIVFDESDRARSKNTKRIYKAHKQKHKASGGYVNGQTVVLLLLVTDSITVPIGFKFYMPDPVVSAWKKEEERLKKKGLPKSKRPVKPAFNPEYPKKIQLALLLLENFKKYYPKITVKCVLADALYGSKEFMNGASNILGGVQIISQLKSNQNIRYKGKKKTITDYFNMINKGVNCTIRVRGGEKVNATVSSARLKVDAHDGNVLFVIALKYEGEDEYRYLAATDVSWRTVDIIQAYSLRWLVEVFFEDWKLYEGWGQEAKQYDEEGSSRGLILSLLLDHCLLLHPEQEACIENKTPVFTVGSLQRKTQMDVLMECVKSLLQQQDPGEKLKEMGQVIKKVFRLMPSGKHMSGRTIGRLGPTPSLSRKYCPC; encoded by the coding sequence ATGCTATTAACTGAATCTGCACCATTTATCAAACAGTACATTGAAGATCTCAACAATAGCCTGGAGCAATACAAACCTGGTGCGGGATTAACATTTACCCAGAAAGCATGGCTAAGCTTTTGTCTTACCGGTATATTAATGGTAAATGCTGTATGTTGGGCAAAATTTGAACGGGCGAGTCTGGGCAATTATAAATTAGCAGCTCTATCTTGGATGTTTCGTAAGGGTAAGATTTCATGGGACAATTTACTTGTTGGAAGCGTCAGGCGTATTTTGAAAAAATATGGTATCACAAATGGTGTAATTGTTTTTGATGAGTCTGATCGTGCCCGTTCTAAGAATACAAAGCGAATATACAAGGCTCATAAGCAAAAACACAAAGCAAGCGGAGGTTATGTTAATGGGCAAACAGTTGTTTTGCTTCTTTTGGTCACAGACTCTATAACCGTACCTATTGGTTTTAAGTTTTACATGCCTGATCCAGTTGTTAGTGCCTGGAAAAAAGAAGAAGAGAGATTGAAAAAAAAGGGACTCCCGAAGAGTAAGCGTCCTGTCAAACCAGCATTTAACCCTGAGTATCCGAAAAAAATTCAATTAGCCCTGCTCTTACTTGAGAATTTTAAAAAATATTATCCTAAAATTACTGTTAAATGTGTATTGGCTGACGCTTTATACGGTTCAAAAGAATTTATGAATGGAGCCTCTAATATTTTGGGAGGAGTGCAAATTATCAGCCAATTAAAGTCAAATCAAAATATACGATACAAAGGTAAAAAAAAGACAATTACGGATTATTTCAACATGATTAACAAAGGTGTAAATTGCACCATTCGTGTGCGAGGCGGTGAAAAAGTCAATGCAACAGTGAGCAGTGCCCGCCTTAAGGTTGATGCACACGATGGCAATGTGCTTTTTGTGATAGCTCTTAAATATGAAGGGGAAGATGAATACCGTTACTTAGCTGCCACTGATGTGAGTTGGCGCACAGTTGACATTATTCAAGCATATTCTTTGAGATGGCTTGTAGAGGTTTTTTTTGAAGACTGGAAGCTTTATGAAGGATGGGGACAAGAGGCCAAACAATATGACGAAGAAGGATCAAGCCGAGGCCTGATCTTGAGTCTGTTGCTAGACCATTGCCTCCTCCTTCACCCTGAGCAGGAGGCCTGCATAGAGAACAAAACTCCCGTGTTTACCGTGGGAAGTCTGCAAAGAAAAACTCAAATGGATGTTTTGATGGAATGTGTCAAATCTTTGCTGCAACAACAAGATCCCGGTGAAAAACTTAAAGAAATGGGCCAAGTTATCAAAAAAGTTTTCCGACTTATGCCATCGGGAAAACATATGAGCGGAAGAACTATAGGTAGATTGGGGCCAACACCTTCTCTATCACGTAAATATTGTCCTTGCTAA